From the genome of Candidatus Kapaibacterium sp., one region includes:
- a CDS encoding histone deacetylase, with translation MRVFYSDHYTIPLPPGHRFPMSKYRMVRHALEAQDVLPGSCFCEAPLASPEDLLRAHIPEYVQAFLSGTIPPNIMRRIGFPWSQELVLRTLATVGGALAAAEAALQEGISGNLAGGTHHAMPDSGEGFCVFNDLAIVALSLLQRRKVRRIAIIDLDVHQGNGTAAILSAYPEIFTFSMHGARNYPYRKVPSTLDVPLEDHTDDDTYLRLLESLLPRIIAFKPDIVLYQAGVDPLREDTLGRLDLSHLGLMERDFLVLSMCLRHEIPIVLTLGGGYADPIELSVQAYVNTYRVATELFSRLA, from the coding sequence ATGCGCGTCTTCTACTCGGACCACTACACCATTCCCCTCCCACCAGGCCACCGATTCCCGATGTCCAAGTACCGAATGGTTCGACATGCCTTAGAGGCCCAAGACGTCCTTCCTGGCTCCTGTTTCTGCGAAGCTCCCTTGGCATCCCCGGAAGACCTGCTACGGGCACATATCCCAGAGTACGTCCAGGCCTTCCTATCCGGCACGATCCCGCCGAACATTATGCGTCGCATTGGCTTCCCGTGGAGCCAAGAGTTGGTGTTGCGCACGCTAGCTACCGTTGGTGGAGCACTCGCAGCGGCCGAGGCCGCTCTCCAGGAGGGAATCTCTGGCAACCTCGCCGGGGGAACCCACCACGCTATGCCAGACAGCGGTGAGGGATTCTGTGTTTTCAACGATCTCGCCATCGTTGCTCTTTCGCTCCTACAGCGCCGCAAGGTCCGCCGAATCGCCATCATTGACCTAGACGTTCACCAGGGTAACGGGACGGCTGCCATCCTGAGTGCCTATCCCGAGATCTTCACCTTCAGCATGCATGGAGCCCGGAACTACCCCTACCGCAAGGTTCCCTCTACCCTCGATGTCCCACTGGAGGACCACACTGATGACGACACCTACTTACGACTGCTGGAGAGCTTGCTACCGCGTATCATCGCCTTCAAACCGGACATCGTCCTCTACCAAGCCGGGGTTGATCCTCTGCGGGAAGACACCTTAGGTCGCCTGGATTTAAGCCATCTGGGGCTGATGGAGCGCGACTTCCTTGTGCTCTCTATGTGCCTGCGCCACGAAATCCCTATCGTTCTCACACTGGGCGGTGGATACGCAGACCCGATTGAGCTCAGCGTCCAGGCATACGTCAACACATACCGCGTCGCTACGGAGCTCTTCAGTCGGCTAGCGTAA
- a CDS encoding DUF1460 domain-containing protein: protein MQRRSFLLWLLAAPLFLQRQRDDGKGTITQHILVRMQQRALAEGWERLPIGVLMCRFGELFVGTPYVPGTLESQDGEETCRVDFTGMDCFTFVEATLCLARSLKLGKPSYDGFLEEVKRTRYRNGTVGDYTSRLHYTAEWLYENERHGVLQNITQALGGIPLPLSVSYMSQNPHRYPALRARPELLPQIAQIEQHINSLQHWYIPRHSIPTIERLLHSGDIIAFTTNRRGLDYGHLGLAYPHAGRIHLLHASQGAGKVVVDRPIPDYIATVPTHTGITVARPLEVA from the coding sequence ATGCAGCGCCGTTCCTTCCTCTTGTGGCTCCTTGCCGCACCTCTCTTCCTCCAACGCCAGCGCGATGACGGCAAGGGGACCATCACCCAGCATATCCTCGTGCGTATGCAGCAGAGAGCCCTTGCCGAGGGGTGGGAACGCCTTCCTATTGGGGTCCTCATGTGCCGCTTCGGGGAACTCTTTGTTGGAACACCTTACGTCCCCGGCACGCTGGAGAGCCAAGATGGGGAAGAGACCTGCCGAGTGGATTTCACAGGCATGGACTGTTTCACCTTCGTAGAAGCAACCCTCTGCCTTGCACGCTCCCTCAAACTCGGAAAGCCTAGCTACGACGGCTTCCTAGAAGAGGTGAAGCGGACCCGCTACCGGAACGGGACGGTTGGGGACTACACCTCCCGGCTGCACTACACTGCAGAGTGGCTCTACGAGAACGAGCGGCATGGTGTCCTCCAGAACATTACACAGGCGCTTGGCGGAATCCCTCTGCCCCTCTCAGTCTCCTACATGTCCCAGAACCCTCATCGGTACCCTGCCCTCAGGGCCCGCCCCGAACTCCTCCCACAAATCGCGCAGATCGAGCAACACATCAATAGCCTCCAGCACTGGTACATCCCACGCCACTCCATTCCTACTATCGAAAGGCTCTTACACTCCGGAGACATCATCGCTTTCACAACCAACCGCCGCGGCTTAGACTACGGGCATTTAGGACTGGCGTATCCCCATGCTGGCCGCATTCACCTCCTCCACGCCTCCCAGGGCGCTGGAAAGGTGGTGGTAGATCGGCCTATCCCAGACTACATTGCTACAGTTCCAACCCACACCGGCATCACGGTCGCCCGGCCTTTAGAGGTGGCTTGA